ttttaatcaCAGGACAAGGCATCAACAGCATCACGTGATGAAGATTACTCTCAACGTCGAGATGAACAGCGCTCAGTGTCGAGAGGATCTCCTTTCTCTCAAAGGGAGTTCAGAGCACGCCAAATTAGTCCTGATCCTTTTTATCCTGACAAATCCAATTTGAATGACAAAAATTTAGAGCCTAGTCCAGTTTTGTGGATAGGGTTTCCATCATTATTGAAGGTTGATGAAATGATCTTGGGGAAGGCTTTTTCACCATTTGGTGAGATTGAGAAGATTACTGCATTTCCTGGTCGTAGTTATGCCTTTGTTCGATTCAGGAGTGTAATGTCAGCTTGCAGGGCAAAAGAAACTCTCCAGGGAAAATTATTTGGCAATCCCCGTGTACATATTTGTTTTGCAAAGAATGAAGCTGGCTCATCCAACAGTGGAAGGAGCTCAATGAACTCCTCACTGTCACCACATTTCAAGTCAAATGTTCGCTCAGGATCATCTGAGAACTTTCGGCAGGATAGGAATTTTGGGAGCTTATCTGGAGATCTTGGCGTAAGATCTCCTCAATTTGTATCAGATATGGATCCTAGAGATTCTGATGCCTATAGTTTTAATAGGAAGCGCACTTTATGGGCTGGTGGAAATGATACATCTGAGCAGAGAAGGTTTGGAGAAGTGGATTCTCTAGGACTATCACAGGACATCTATGAACATCACAGTAGTCCTACTAGAGAGAGACATTCACATGATTATCCTCAGAGATTTCGTCAAACAAGTCCATTCTATGATGAGCCATGGGACTTACCAGAAGATGTCCAATTCTTTCATGGAGCCAAGAAATTGAAGACTGGCTCCTTTCCACCTGAAAAAGACCTTCCAGAGCATCCTTTTTCTGATTTTGAGCAAGAGAAACATATGTTCCCTAAGGTATTCTCTGATTTTTCCCAACCTGAGGCCTTTGATAGGAGCTTTGAGGCTGTACCTGTTGGGTATAAACCGATCCCTCATCGCACAATGAATTTAGTTGTACCTCATGGAGAAAGGAGTGATCACTGGAAAGAATCTTATGAAAATTTCCAGATGGGTTCTGGTTCTCTGCCATCAAATCCTATTGAGAAAAAAGGATTTACACCTGAATCTGATCAGTCTTCTATGACCGAATGGAAATGGGAAGGGACTATAGCAAAGGGAGGAACTCCCGTCTGTCGAGCTCGCTGCTTTCCTGTGGGAAAAGTCCTGGACATGATGTTGTAAGTAGTAAAAACATTCTTAATTGGAGATTTCTGGATAGTTGTCATGATATGTTTTAAACAGGAGTGTGGATGTGAAAAGGGCCTCCAGTTGCccgtttgttttctttttgcgCCTGTCTTCTTCTATAGTTGCTAAATGGCTTTGACTTAGTTTTATACAAGTAAATGCATTAATTTCTATCATGTTATTCTTTTATCTGTAAGTACATATGTTCATTGAAGATGCATTTAGGTGCCCCAtggaaatggaaaaaatatCCGTTCTGCTCTCCAAAGAATCCCAGTGTTCAATGCATATAAGGGTTTCTATATATGATAATTTGTTCTGAAATATTTTGTTGATATAGTAGTATGTTTTAATTCTGTGGGAAATTCAAATGCAGTTATGTAGTTGCTGAGACTATAGAACTCAGAGTAGAGGATACAaatgctctttttcttttttctttttaccacCTAGCTGTTGAACTCCCACTCCCACTCTAACtcatttttaacaactctaATATTGTGCTGCAGGCCTGAATTCTTAGATTGCACAGCAAGAACTGGTCTAGACATGCTCTCAAAGCATTACTATCAAGCGGCTAATGCCTGGgttgtcttctttgtaccagaAACTGATGCTGACATGGGATTCTATAATGAATTCATGCATTATCTTGGAGAGAAACAGCGAGCAGCAGTTGCTAAGTTGGATGAAAAGACCACCTTGTTTCTTGTACCCCCATCAGACTTTTCACAGAAAGTACTTAAAGTACCTGGGAAACTGAGTATCTCTGGTGTTGTTTTGAGGTTAGAGCACCCTGGTTCCAATTTTGGGTCTCTTCACCATCAAAATGAGAGAAATAATACAAATGTAGTGCCCATTAACAGGGATTCATCATACACAAAGCCATCAACACCTATGCGAGCTATTCCTCAATTAGCAGGAGTTCCCAATGTATCTTTTTCAGGGAATGTGGTTACATCAGCTCCACCTGCATCATTTTCAGGTTCTGCTCATGCAGTCAGTGGTATATCCGACTCCTACAATGGGAACAGGCATGACTATCCACCACGTCAGGGAAACCCTATGTTGGGACAAAATTTCTCTTCTCACAATCTGCATAATTCAATTTCTGGTACCAGAAATGTACCATCACGGGCATCCAATAGTGCTGTTCCTGTTGTTCAGGAGCATCATTCAGTCCTGCCAAACAGAATGCAAGAAAGTCATTATAAAGGTGGAATTTCTGGTATTCCATTATCTGGAAATAGCAAGTCATCTATTCAGGGAACCCAAACTTCAGCTTCTATGTCTATGCCTATTGGAGCCCTGCAACCAGATCAACTTGCACAGCTGGCATCATCTCTTCTTGGGCAGCAGAGACAGTCTGGGAGTACTCCAAATCTATCTATGGGTGATGATTTTAGGCAGATAAACACAATGAACGAGTCTGACAACCCATTAAGAACATCCCAGAGATATGTTCCACAGAATAATCAAGTTAATTCTGAGCTTTCAACATCGCATTTTAGTCAAGTTCAACAGTTTCAGCAGCCACAACAGCGGACATCAAATGCGCCTGTAGTGCCTCACATGGTTCAAAGAGAACTTCAGACAGCAGCTCAGGGAAATCAACTTCTGCAAAATAATACTGCGCAGGAAGAAGCAGAAGCAGAAGCAGATCCACAGAAACGACTGCAGGCAACTTTACAGTTGGCAGCTGCTCTTCTTCAGCAAATCCAACAAGGAAAAGGAAGTTGACCATCTGTGCAGGAAATGGAAATTACTTTTTAGGGGAAGGCTACAGTCTATATATTTTGCAAAGGATCTTGGTATTTACAATTATGTATAAATTGCAAATAGGTTCTGGGTTTTCTAGTCAGCTGCTGACTGGCTGTATcttgattgatattttttatttttttttatgatcatGCTACTTGTTTTAAGTTTCATTCTGACTTAACTGACCAGCTAGTTTTTATGGCCactatttttgaaagaaattgaagCTGCCAGTGTCCTTTCCTGCTTAGTTGCATCATGATGtgaacatctttttttttttttttgcattctttCTTGTTATGATAGGGGTACTGTAATTGGTTTAAATAACATGCAGTCACTATTTTTACTGGGGAACCCCATTGTTTATGAAGATATGGGCTGATCCACAACTTTACTATGGGAAGTTGACTTCTTATTTAGCTTTGGGGCTGAAGGGCCTTTAAACTATGGTGGGGttgtaaagaaagaaataacACTAACAGCCAACAGATCCGATTTATTTTGCGCCTTTATCTCTGTGCTTTCTTTTCACCCTTGATGAGGGGTTCCAAATCTCCCGTGAACGCTTAGCAAGTCAATTTCTCCATCCAAATAGCAAATCAATGACCTTTTTTCAGTAACAAACTAAATCCCAAAGGATTGAAAAACAAAGCTTTACAACTCAAAGCTTTACAGATGATCTATTGTCTCCCCACAACATTGACACATCCAACACTGACTTACTAATGTATAACCACATCCAACACCGACTTACTAATGTATAACCCTGCATAATGAGGTTCTTGTAAATAAGGATGTTTCCCCAAGCCGCAGTCCAAATAACAAAGTAAAGCCACCATGTATAACCCCACTCCTCTTCAACATCTATTTCATTCTATCACGGCCCTCTCTAAGAGGTATATTAGAGTAAATAAGACTAGGAAATAAGGCTACCAACTCtaactcccaatcattaaaaTCCCGACGAAATCTTACATCTCATCTCATCCGTTCCTCCTCTATTTATCTCACCCACAAAGACTCCACTAACTTGTTTCTATTTGTTGAAAATTATACAAGAGAAGATGATGACTCATTGTCAAAGGTTGATCTCCACACCAACGGTCATGCCAACACCAAATCAGACTACCAATGCCTACATCCAAATGGGTGTACTGTAAAATTTTATCCCACTCTACGCCGTACTTAAATGCAATACACGCCTTCATACACGTGTTTTCTCCACTCCAAAGTGCCAAAGCCACTTACCCAGCAAAGTTTGGTTAAAAATTGCAAGCTTCCTAATATCCAAGCTTCCGTGAACAACAAGCATACAAACCATACCCATCCCACCAAATGTTGGAGAACGCACCTCCCTCACACCCACAAGAAGTATAATCCCTCAATCCTTTTTGCCACATTAGCTGGGATGGTAAATAAGGATAAATAATAATTAGGAAAGCTCCACAAGTCTAGTCTCTTCCATCTAGATAATTTACGCTCCTCCTTCTCTAGAATAGGGGTCCATATTAATTTCAACTTGAAAAGAGGTCCCTAATATCGAGATCTTAGTGTGCTCCTTGTATGTCATGATCATTTACCTAAAATATGGATTTTTATCTCTTGTTATCCCTTGAGCTCAAATGAATTGGTATAAGTGACCGTCACACAAGAAGCATGCAAAGATTTAAAGGTCCGTTTGGTAGAGCATCTTAgcaacatgttttcagtttttaaataacattacacgcatttccacacactttttcatctacacgtatttcaaaaaaatacgaacattactcaaactcctctaccaaacgGGCTGAGATGAGCTCTATGTTACATTGttgaaaa
This genomic stretch from Quercus robur chromosome 4, dhQueRobu3.1, whole genome shotgun sequence harbors:
- the LOC126721005 gene encoding flowering time control protein FPA isoform X3 is translated as MSGRGGGGRDRFRRDYPSRFEDKMSSHSGSGRNLNSNSNNNSNNSGHLPSRHLWVGNLSHSILEHELTNHFLQFGELESVAFQPGRSYAFLNFKRDDDAFAAINALQGFPVAGNPLRIEFTKADKASTASRDEDYSQRRDEQRSVSRGSPFSQREFRARQISPDPFYPDKSNLNDKNLEPSPVLWIGFPSLLKVDEMILGKAFSPFGEIEKITAFPGRSYAFVRFRSVMSACRAKETLQGKLFGNPRVHICFAKNEAGSSNSGRSSMNSSLSPHFKSNVRSGSSENFRQDRNFGSLSGDLGVRSPQFVSDMDPRDSDAYSFNRKRTLWAGGNDTSEQRRFGEVDSLGLSQDIYEHHSSPTRERHSHDYPQRFRQTSPFYDEPWDLPEDVQFFHGAKKLKTGSFPPEKDLPEHPFSDFEQEKHMFPKVFSDFSQPEAFDRSFEAVPVGYKPIPHRTMNLVVPHGERSDHWKESYENFQMGSGSLPSNPIEKKGFTPESDQSSMTEWKWEGTIAKGGTPVCRARCFPVGKVLDMMLPEFLDCTARTGLDMLSKHYYQAANAWVVFFVPETDADMGFYNEFMHYLGEKQRAAVAKLDEKTTLFLVPPSDFSQKVLKVPGKLSISGVVLRLEHPGSNFGSLHHQNEKNNTNVVPINRDSSYTKPSTPMRAIPQLAGVPNVSFSGNVVTSAPPASFSGSSHSVSGISDSYNGNRHDYPPRQGNPMLGQNFSSHHPHNSISGTRNVPSRASNSAVPVIQEHHSVLPNRMQESHYKGGISGIPLSGNSKSSIQGTQTSASMSTPIGALQPDQLAQLALSLLGQQRQSGSTPNLSMGDDFRQINTMNESDNPLRTSQRYVPQNNQVNSELSTSHFSQVQQFQQPQQRTSNAPVAPHMVQRELQTAAQGNQLLQNNTAQEEAEAETDPQKRLQATLQLAAASTRKRKLTICA
- the LOC126721005 gene encoding flowering time control protein FPA isoform X2, translated to MSGRGGGGRDRFRRDYPSRFEDKMSSHSGSGRNLNSNSNNNSNNSGHLPSRHLWVGNLSHSILEHELTNHFLQFGELESVAFQPGRSYAFLNFKRDDDAFAAINALQGFPVAGNPLRIEFTKADKASTASRDEDYSQRRDEQRSVSRGSPFSQREFRARQISPDPFYPDKSNLNDKNLEPSPVLWIGFPSLLKVDEMILGKAFSPFGEIEKITAFPGRSYAFVRFRSVMSACRAKETLQGKLFGNPRVHICFAKNEAGSSNSGRSSMNSSLSPHFKSNVRSGSSENFRQDRNFGSLSGDLGVRSPQFVSDMDPRDSDAYSFNRKRTLWAGGNDTSEQRRFGEVDSLGLSQDIYEHHSSPTRERHSHDYPQRFRQTSPFYDEPWDLPEDVQFFHGAKKLKTGSFPPEKDLPEHPFSDFEQEKHMFPKVFSDFSQPEAFDRSFEAVPVGYKPIPHRTMNLVVPHGERSDHWKESYENFQMGSGSLPSNPIEKKGFTPESDQSSMTEWKWEGTIAKGGTPVCRARCFPVGKVLDMMLPEFLDCTARTGLDMLSKHYYQAANAWVVFFVPETDADMGFYNEFMHYLGEKQRAAVAKLDEKTTLFLVPPSDFSQKVLKVPGKLSISGVVLRLEHPGSNFGSLHHQNERNNTNVVPINRDSSYTKPSTPMRAIPQLAGVPNVSFSGNVVTSAPPASFSGSAHAVSGISDSYNGNRHDYPPRQGNPMLGQNFSSHNLHNSISGTRNVPSRASNSAVPVVQEHHSVLPNRMQESHYKGGISGIPLSGNSKSSIQGTQTSASMSMPIGALQPDQLAQLASSLLGQQRQSGSTPNLSMGDDFRQINTMNESDNPLRTSQRYVPQNNQVNSELSTSHFSQVQQFQQPQQRTSNAPVAPHMVQRELQTAAQGNQLLQNNTAQEEAEAETDPQKRLQATLQLAAASTRKRKLTICA
- the LOC126721005 gene encoding flowering time control protein FPA isoform X4 produces the protein MSSHSGSGRNLNSNSNNNSNNSGHLPSRHLWVGNLSHSILEHELTNHFLQFGELESVAFQPGRSYAFLNFKRDDDAFAAINALQGFPVAGNPLRIEFTKADKASTASRDEDYSQRRDEQRSVSRGSPFSQREFRARQISPDPFYPDKSNLNDKNLEPSPVLWIGFPSLLKVDEMILGKAFSPFGEIEKITAFPGRSYAFVRFRSVMSACRAKETLQGKLFGNPRVHICFAKNEAGSSNSGRSSMNSSLSPHFKSNVRSGSSENFRQDRNFGSLSGDLGVRSPQFVSDMDPRDSDAYSFNRKRTLWAGGNDTSEQRRFGEVDSLGLSQDIYEHHSSPTRERHSHDYPQRFRQTSPFYDEPWDLPEDVQFFHGAKKLKTGSFPPEKDLPEHPFSDFEQEKHMFPKVFSDFSQPEAFDRSFEAVPVGYKPIPHRTMNLVVPHGERSDHWKESYENFQMGSGSLPSNPIEKKGFTPESDQSSMTEWKWEGTIAKGGTPVCRARCFPVGKVLDMMLPEFLDCTARTGLDMLSKHYYQAANAWVVFFVPETDADMGFYNEFMHYLGEKQRAAVAKLDEKTTLFLVPPSDFSQKVLKVPGKLSISGVVLRLEHPGSNFGSLHHQNERNNTNVVPINRDSSYTKPSTPMRAIPQLAGVPNVSFSGNVVTSAPPASFSGSAHAVSGISDSYNGNRHDYPPRQGNPMLGQNFSSHNLHNSISGTRNVPSRASNSAVPVVQEHHSVLPNRMQESHYKGGISGIPLSGNSKSSIQGTQTSASMSMPIGALQPDQLAQLASSLLGQQRQSGSTPNLSMGDDFRQINTMNESDNPLRTSQRYVPQNNQVNSELSTSHFSQVQQFQQPQQRTSNAPVVPHMVQRELQTAAQGNQLLQNNTAQEEAEAEADPQKRLQATLQLAAALLQQIQQGKGS
- the LOC126721005 gene encoding flowering time control protein FPA isoform X1 codes for the protein MSGRGGGGRDRFRRDYPSRFEDKMSSHSGSGRNLNSNSNNNSNNSGHLPSRHLWVGNLSHSILEHELTNHFLQFGELESVAFQPGRSYAFLNFKRDDDAFAAINALQGFPVAGNPLRIEFTKADKASTASRDEDYSQRRDEQRSVSRGSPFSQREFRARQISPDPFYPDKSNLNDKNLEPSPVLWIGFPSLLKVDEMILGKAFSPFGEIEKITAFPGRSYAFVRFRSVMSACRAKETLQGKLFGNPRVHICFAKNEAGSSNSGRSSMNSSLSPHFKSNVRSGSSENFRQDRNFGSLSGDLGVRSPQFVSDMDPRDSDAYSFNRKRTLWAGGNDTSEQRRFGEVDSLGLSQDIYEHHSSPTRERHSHDYPQRFRQTSPFYDEPWDLPEDVQFFHGAKKLKTGSFPPEKDLPEHPFSDFEQEKHMFPKVFSDFSQPEAFDRSFEAVPVGYKPIPHRTMNLVVPHGERSDHWKESYENFQMGSGSLPSNPIEKKGFTPESDQSSMTEWKWEGTIAKGGTPVCRARCFPVGKVLDMMLPEFLDCTARTGLDMLSKHYYQAANAWVVFFVPETDADMGFYNEFMHYLGEKQRAAVAKLDEKTTLFLVPPSDFSQKVLKVPGKLSISGVVLRLEHPGSNFGSLHHQNERNNTNVVPINRDSSYTKPSTPMRAIPQLAGVPNVSFSGNVVTSAPPASFSGSAHAVSGISDSYNGNRHDYPPRQGNPMLGQNFSSHNLHNSISGTRNVPSRASNSAVPVVQEHHSVLPNRMQESHYKGGISGIPLSGNSKSSIQGTQTSASMSMPIGALQPDQLAQLASSLLGQQRQSGSTPNLSMGDDFRQINTMNESDNPLRTSQRYVPQNNQVNSELSTSHFSQVQQFQQPQQRTSNAPVVPHMVQRELQTAAQGNQLLQNNTAQEEAEAEADPQKRLQATLQLAAALLQQIQQGKGS